The stretch of DNA GTTCGGGTAAGAGAAAAATTGGTTTCAATTCCGTTAAGCCCAAACTCAGTTTGTCCAATGCATAATATGCGATTTATCATTTTCCTCGTTAAGATTCCCATTTGACgcagtaagaagcaaaaggatgtaagtggacatcttcaagttttgagtaaaacgcgtttaaagataagctcCTAGGTGGGCtttcaatgaaaagtatttctaaatcatgctgtataacagcacctagctactagtactatcttgtGCCCCAAGAgagagaggagaggttcacctaccatttgtactggtaatctccaaattttaaattttgccatttacaccctttgcttctcactgcttcatttcaatttcaattttcctttgcTTCTAACTGTCATTCTCTCAATTTGTGGCACCCACCAGTGGGTGCAACAATTGGCACTTTTACTTTTgctcctcccccctccctaatattttgagctatttttGGATAACAATTTGATTCACATCATTACAGAAGAggtcaaaaacatgttttactatgctctttcgaAAGCACTTATTCagattgttttcaataaaacactATCGTATGGCTTCCTGGTAAGGAGTATGAAAAATTGAACTAAATTCATGTTTGTTCCAAAGGTTCTTGAGCATAAAAAACCAGTTGAAGCCACTACACTTTTTAGTACGTCATTATCGGCTGTCTATTCCAGTTAGGTCAAATAGCTAGAAtgaattacatgcaatataccagacagcccagttatcacatccagagggtatattgcatgtagttctgcctcagctctggcttaggggtggtaacctACTGGTATGTATGTTAATTGCCAAAATATTTGGCGAGATGCTAAATTTCATCATTAAGTCGCCGCATTATTAAACCTCATATTGCAAAAGATGGTGTGAGACAATGTATGGAATTGACCCCCACAACAGCATTGACCACTCACCAGCATTCTTTTCTTAGTCTATCTTCGTCGTCTCTAGCGCCCAGAGCTTGATCTCGCTCGTATTGGTGACGATCTAAACAACCTCTCATCTCTTCGGTAGCTCGAGCGTTGCAACCTATAGGGAGAGAGAGAAGAACGGAGTGACAAACCTAATACCTGGTAGTCAAGAGCAAACAATGTCAGTCAcaaaatggaaactaaaaaattgtTATTCCGAAAATTGAAAGCTCAGCACAAAGACAATTGACACGATCCTCGTACGGCTaagggcgccccgaacttaaatgtttgggagggcagaaattctcaatttgacgAATGGatcttcaaattttgccgaatgataaaatacgggtatgcGCACATAAGTACATCTTATGAAAAAGGACACTCGCGCATTTAATAATCGCAATATtgctattttgttatttattgcaTGATGAAAACTATACCATAAGTCCGTACCTGTTGCATATGGCGTATCACCTACGAGCGCTGCAGAGCTGTAGACTCTACTGAGATGCGATTCTTCGGCGCCAATTTTCCCACCCAGGCCTATCTTCTTGGTGAGACTCAATTCCAGAGGGGACACCACCAGAGGTCGCAGATGCTGGTCCAGCGCGATGGGCGATTTGTCGTGCTTGTCTGAAAAGAGCTGGTCGGACAGTGTGTCGTGTTTGTCCACTCCGACGAATCCAGCGTCCACGATGGGCGACTTGGAGAGACTGGACTGGTGTGGGCAAGTCCATATCATGTCCCCGGAGCTGTCCAGGAGATAGTTCCCCATGGATAGCACGTCTTCGGCGTTGCACTGCTTTTTGACAACGTCACTGATGCAATGGCGGAAACGATCGTATTCCCTGCAAGAATTGTTAAAAATTACGAAACTGAGATTGTATAAGAAGTTAGATACATAGTTATCTGCAGTGCAGTCTTATAAAATCATTTACTCTTGCAAAAATATACACATCACATTATATCATACTCCAGGATCTCCAGTACGATCTCCCGAACGTggctatttgtggtttaaccggttggacgGGGCTCTTTtctttgatccagaccagaagccgagcaatccctggttcaGAACCCAGCAGAGGTATTGATTCATTTTGTCTTGTGGTCACGACATTCTTAACGTGcctcagtcaccattaacgaacacggatGATATATTGGCgacataaaaaaatgttaaaaaacatgGCAACGGACTGACAATAATGAAAATAGCATGTCAGTAATTACCATGCttctgaaagtttttaaaaatcatctaaaatataCTTTAGGATTTCAATAATAAGGGGAAACTTTGCTCTGCATCATGAattaaatgttacaaaatacgtaCTGCTTGTTCTCCGCTACACAAATGTCAGTGAGTTATCCCTGGGATTgctctttaacatttttttcggTCTAAGTATTTGCAAATTTACTCATGAATATCTACTTGTAACTGAATTTACGAATAATAATTGTTCTTATATACTAATactgaagttttaaattattaaaaaacgagctgatgtgtgcgtcacatgacttccttttacaccaatttaatgttatttccctactattgcaattttaatgtgattctctctctaactctctaaatatcaccaacaatggccacattgaaaccaaattaaaaaaaaaattaaaaaaacgtcaaatttgtcgccaagttggcgacaaaacatggcgacaaaagattggcgatatatcgccaagtgtccgccaaattataacaccacttatcttgcatcgaaattaacaatgaattccccccaaaaaggagcaaaagactcctttagaaacacccgaatgcaaccaaacaaggaggtgcacaactagaccccactaggagtctacgtaccacatttcaactttctaggacataccgttcttgagttatgcgacatacatacacacatacacacatacgcacatacatacgtacatacagacgtcacgagaaaacacgttgtaattaactcgggaaacttcaaaacgAATATTTCGagcgtctgtacgttcttaggtacatatgtacgtgtggtcggttcgaaaaaaaaaactcaacattcatttgggggtgagcaaaatggaaattaagtccgatttttgagtgaaaatgttttcgcgaatacaatacttccttttttgtaaaaggaagtaaaagagtAGAAAAACGTTGAATgcatgaaacaaaacaaaacgagACAATTACATGGAAATAAAAGGATCCCTTcgattttaaaattcaagattcaaaattttaatagcaCAATCGGTAGTTTTATTGAAACTGTAGTCTAGTATAGTAGTTTGATGGCAACCGCTTATAATTTAATACCCCTAATAACTGGGAAAACTGTTGGTTGCTTAGTAAGAAATAATGTGGCATGACACACCTATGATGCTGATCCATGACACACATTTGGTGCCCACAATCAATCAGCGGCGTGGCAAGTCACTCTAATAATTTAAAGTAATGAATcacaatttaaaactgaaaacaaatatTGCGGCATTGTGAGAATTGCCCAATTGACCACTTTATactgaaaatttcacataaatatttacaacatgcttttatgattttatttgctgAGTTAAAACCGAAAGGAAATACTAGGCCATTTGAATGAGTCGGGTTGACCTACCTGCAGGATACTTGGGACGCCGCAGAGTCACGTAAGGCAAATATTTTCTCGCACTTTTGCATTTGCTCCAAGTTGAAACACTCGTAATTCCACCAgcctggaagtaaagtttttaaagttaataacAGAAACTTAAAATTGCGGTAACTGGGTAACTTACTacatataaaatataatatagaAAGCATAGACAAAACCAAAAGTAGAGATGAAATAGTTCACCAAATGAAACATATTGTCAAACGGCAATCAAACCTTTAAATACAATAGAACCTCTCAATAggggacactaaggggactggatttttttcccttaaacaGAAGTGTCCCTAGTTTGAAGGTTTCtgaattgatgcatgctgtgTAGTTAATTCAGTATAATAGCATGATAAACGTAAACTATTAACATTGAAgattgattattgaaaatatttgaaatatacaaaataaaacacagaattaatcaaattgaaaataaaatgttattctggaaattaaaatttaatcaaaaatgtagAACAAtcgaattttgcaatttttcgtttttctttttgcatttttgtcatcaattgtacGTTAGcattattgtacaagcttgcgaATTCCAACATTCCTCTATTGTTAGTAGTGAAACTTGAACGCGTTTCTTCAACtaactcgaaaactcatttctgcagatgctgccatTTACTTCCCCACGGCAGTGTAGTTTATAGAAATTATTTTCGAGTAATTTGTTGCATGGATTTGCTCCATGTCATATAATTTTCAATGCAATACAAAGTAAATCATAGTGTGGtcacatttcaaattttcaataactaGTTTTTCATAGGCGTGGCACTACCCGTCGGCGCTGAAAAGACATGAAAAAATTGCGGAGAAGAAAAAGCTTGATGTAAATCTCagtaagaattttaaaatatatagttTCTTTGCATACTCATGTCAAAACAAACTTATACCAGTTAAtgcttagatgaaaaaaaaaaaaaaaaaaccttgaattttaTTAAAGCCAATATTTCTTAAGCATTTATGCATGAATTTCTCTAACTTATCTCTGTGATGGTCCCTTAATTAGAGATAAATGCACGGAAATATCtgttcaaagggactgggaccagaaaagaTATTCCTTAAACAGATGTGTCCCTTAAAAGCGGTGCTAATATAAAAGTACTAGTTGTTAATGACGCTCAGTATTACCAAACATTCACATCTTGAAATGTTACCATTCTAAAAGATTTCATTCTGACCAAGGAACCTGGAACCATACCATAGTGAAagaatgacaaaaaatgaaataaatagcaaTTGAAACAGCATAGTAAAACATAATTCTGGACGCATatattatttgccctcgtgtcccaaTTATCAAAGGGTCGTcgaatttagcgagtttcgatgaGTTATGGAAAACATCTTTCACACGTTTTCCAAATGGACTTCCTGCCACATGCAGATGGTGAAGTGCCGTGATACTCCCATTCCTTCTCGCCAAGTCTTCAAATTTGGCGCTTTTGTGGAAACGAGGGCAAATGATTTTTAGGTCAAAAGTTGTCTCAATATGCTCTTTTGGTTGCTACCTATTTAAACTGTTTTCACTGTAACATTATTCGTTTAGTTCCTTGGTGAGAAGTAAACGTTCTTTTCCTGCTCACGGGACATGttacataattttgaaaaagcgtATACGACCAGTGGCATTGTTGAAGGAAAGAAACCTCCAGCGCTGGGGGCCGCAGTCCGGCTAGGTATGGATGTAAtggatatacagggtgtctcaaaaggttGTTGAAAAACTTGACATGCTGGTGCGtaatatcatgatgaacaagatttacatagtataATATATGtccgcaaacgcaatgctgacgcgctacatgcagaCAAAGCCAGACACTGATAGATGgagaacatgtcgcatatttattacacaaagacgattttacacaacatattagttttcaaggaaggcttgTTCGCAACTCTAGCaatcgaatacgctaccttgctgtgatttacaaaattaaagaaaaaggtaaaacattgcgttccacgtttgtctgttggtaaacataggcaatttgttatgagtatttattaacgcactGCATGCAATTAGCAACGAATATGCTATCTAttcgatgcattttttatttaaagaggataacgttataccaggtaaattttttttattgttttgtgtaaatttgtaagaatatgtttttttttcatcgtaagctcgaaagaaggatttgatgacattagcagaagaattagagctttcatctccgcctagtttaaaaacaattaatttaactaaccttattttactgcagcatttagttggaatggacagtatggaaaatattttcttgaatatattatcgtagaacgaaatgaaaaatgtttaacgctgagaattttcatcgccaaaatagtgctaATATAtattagggttatagttttagtattgtgataGCATCCCTCTatagaacccttggcgagatttcgcatgccagttgtaaaccatttttattttttttcatgtgtggattaaaatggtagaaagattacagaattcgataagaaataatggaagatcaattaaaaagaaaactaccacgaTTCGGCAAttagagaaataactcagcaacaaatgtaAAACAGTTAGCGCTACTCAAACAAGACAAAAAAGTATCattttcctcttttgataacataaacaaaggttttgttacatgaaatatttatagtgttcttatggccacaatgaaaatgtagttccatcaagaattgatacatatcgaattcaacatcggggaaatggctgcttacaactacaaactacgaaatttgcattaatttctaacgtttggAAATGATTCTTGAACTCtaatttctttctacgtgggtcagaatgtccacaagactttaaaaattaatttaaaaagaataaaacaaaaaagtcatgcatacaaacaaaaattactatgcttattagcattttctacgctacggcgtgcgtttgttttaccttttttgtccgccattagacggtggctgcagtgccccctatagtttgttggagttgcgaatagctcttgttgaaatttgctgccttcaGGCACCATGCACGCGTCGTAACGACAACataccgaccgtcgtaataacgatctaTTCTGAGAAGATTTCAccgatcgctgcgttgtcgttgcgacgcgattatgagagctggcgggacgcaaattttagcaactgccttaagttttccttaaaaactgaaattttgtgtgaaatcgtctttgtgtaataaatatgtgacatgttgtgcatccgtcaGTGTCTAACTTTGTGTGCTTGTAGCGCGCCTGCATTTCGTTTGTGAACACATGTTCCTGTGTAAATCTTGCTCATCATGATATCACACACCAACATGTTAAGTTCGTCAACA from Uloborus diversus isolate 005 chromosome 5, Udiv.v.3.1, whole genome shotgun sequence encodes:
- the LOC129222663 gene encoding uncharacterized protein LOC129222663, with translation MEFFFSLLIVLGLLFLFSGYPASCLEECDVIKQRRCRQNLVEQLDKQSSAQSTRELEFQCRKLRQNMNCLVLQVTQCPTPNRSGDLIERAWKYMQDNCDTFGGWWNYECFNLEQMQKCEKIFALRDSAASQVSCREYDRFRHCISDVVKKQCNAEDVLSMGNYLLDSSGDMIWTCPHQSSLSKSPIVDAGFVGVDKHDTLSDQLFSDKHDKSPIALDQHLRPLVVSPLELSLTKKIGLGGKIGAEESHLSRVYSSAALVGDTPYATGCNARATEEMRGCLDRHQYERDQALGARDDEDRLRKECCATWNYRRCLQNAVRIHCYDTREVDIQAASDVIPHDRGFLCRNHWIYTCNSAHSTVHFSAVFVALTFFMTLYTNIILTTI